The proteins below come from a single Eubacterium limosum genomic window:
- a CDS encoding ECF transporter S component, with translation MLPNESLDRFLDDFLDGSKTNEKIEVKKRENAAPIRNDRELWVRPSDGSLLEKPEGRKLSKRTWAALLMIFVLIPLTIFIGIRIGDRKYFFISLMIMVYAMVPFIMVFEGRRPQARELVILALLAAIAVAGRAAFFMLPQFKPVIAVVIVAGVCFGAESGFLVGAVSMFASNFFLTQGPWTPWQMFATGIIGFLAGLLFKKGRLTMKKGPLCLFGFMSTFFIYGFLMDTASVLMYQSEVTWWSALPLYFSGAPFNLIYGCSTVVFLFFGARPLIEKLERIKVKYGLIKN, from the coding sequence ATGCTGCCAAATGAATCTTTAGACCGGTTTCTGGATGACTTTCTGGATGGAAGCAAGACAAATGAAAAAATTGAAGTAAAAAAAAGAGAGAACGCGGCGCCGATTCGGAACGACCGTGAGCTGTGGGTGCGGCCTTCTGACGGCAGCCTGCTGGAAAAGCCAGAGGGCAGAAAGCTTTCAAAGCGGACCTGGGCAGCGCTTTTGATGATCTTTGTCCTTATTCCCCTCACGATTTTTATCGGTATCCGGATTGGAGATCGAAAGTATTTTTTTATCAGCCTGATGATTATGGTTTATGCCATGGTGCCTTTTATTATGGTTTTTGAGGGGCGGAGGCCTCAGGCCAGGGAGCTGGTCATACTGGCCCTTTTAGCGGCCATTGCGGTGGCGGGGCGCGCAGCTTTTTTTATGCTGCCTCAGTTTAAGCCTGTCATCGCTGTGGTTATTGTGGCGGGGGTATGTTTTGGTGCCGAGTCTGGCTTTTTAGTGGGGGCGGTGTCCATGTTTGCCTCAAATTTTTTCCTCACTCAGGGCCCTTGGACGCCCTGGCAGATGTTTGCAACAGGTATTATCGGGTTTCTGGCTGGGCTTTTGTTTAAAAAAGGAAGGTTAACGATGAAAAAGGGGCCGCTATGCCTCTTTGGGTTTATGTCCACCTTCTTTATTTACGGCTTTTTAATGGATACGGCCAGTGTGCTCATGTATCAGAGTGAGGTGACCTGGTGGTCAGCATTGCCTTTATACTTTTCCGGCGCGCCCTTTAACCTGATCTATGGCTGTTCGACAGTTGTTTTTCTGTTTTTTGGCGCCAGGCCATTGATTGAAAAGCTGGAGCGCATCAAGGTGAAATATGGATTGATTAAGAATTAA